A window from Panulirus ornatus isolate Po-2019 chromosome 29, ASM3632096v1, whole genome shotgun sequence encodes these proteins:
- the LOC139758116 gene encoding uncharacterized protein isoform X2, whose protein sequence is MIGSFYSGAGILNNKKLINYLGSKLQNIIGWYRCRGSSCEDLYIRETLVHQQLSTVMTHTGGHFILGILSCQPSGDNGTFTVNHKFMMLQNKRFEGVPLQVVNIGDTSTSDYLLKPQNPALYTSTAVQTVLSKINSDEPGVQEVETLHTGLLKKLEVLLPKFSSAQEDLEKILQEVIILRDLCNANSIRPDFTPEEFQAVDVQNLMDFDEIPSSPTSMSQTAKSNRPAGTKSSLLRKGSGRVRDVREEKGTLESSDPFGFVNTEMEKLQVKTRGSPIGRGSRSRTNTPSPARVLTKSKAAMNTIQRTPPRRSSESAGSNEGSPVPANKRYKENTSLGSASPDVKNDSQNPVSKGRPKANRTFTRTASRERNSPAKNTRSRSPCVTSPGGNKSGKPKVQNAWSDKSASDSQEF, encoded by the exons ATGATTGGTAGCTTCTACTCAGGTGCAGGCATTTTGAATAATAAAAAGCTTATCAACTATTTGGGTTCAAAATTGCAG AACATTATAGGTTGGTACCGTTGTCGTGGGTCTtcatgtgaagatttgtatatacgAGAAACATTAGTGCATCAGCAGCTTTCAACAGTTATGACACATACAGGCGGGCACTTTATTTTGGGTATTCTGTCCTGCCAGCCCTCAGGAGATAATGGAACATTTACTGTAAACCACAAGTTCATGATGCTGCAGAACAA GCGATTTGAGGGTGTTCCCTTGCAGGTGGTCAACATAGGTGACACATCAACCTCAGATTATCTCCTAAAACCACAAAATCCAGCACTGTATACATCTACAGCTGTTCAGACAGTTCTTTCCAAAATAAA TAGTGATGAACCAGGAGTACAAGAAGTTGAGACTCTTCACACAGGGTTACTAAAGAAGTTGGAAGTGCTTTTACCAAAATTCTCTTCTGCTCAGGAGGACCTTGAGAAAATCCTTCAAGAAGTAATCATACTCAGGGACTTGTGTAATGCAAACAGTATTAGACCAG ACTTTACACCTGAGGAATTCCAGGCTGTGGATGTTCAAAACCTGATGGATTTTGATGAAATTCCTTCTTCTCCTACTAGTATGTCACAGACTGCAAAGAGTAACAGGCCTGCTGGCACCAAAAGCTCATTGCTGAGAAAAGGTTCTGGAAGAGTTAGAGATGTCAGAGAAGAAAAAGGTACCCTCGAGTCATCGGACCCATTTGGATTTGTGAATACAGAAATGGAAAAACTTCAGGTAAAGACACGTGGTTCTCCTATAGGTAGGGGGTCAAGATCCAGGACAAATACTCCCTCTCCAGCTAGAGTTCTCACCAAATCAAAAGCTGCGATGAACACGATACAACGAACTCCACCACGACGATCCTCAGAATCTGCTGGATCTAATGAGGGGAGTCCAGTACCAGCAAATAAACGCTACAAAGAGAACACATCTTTAGGTTCTGCTTCACCAGACGTGAAAAATGATTCCCAGAATCCAGTAAGTAAAGGGAGACCAAAGGCCAATCGAACTTTTACTCGCACAGCCTCAAGAGAGAGGAATTCACCTGCCAAGAATACCAGAAGTCGAAGCCCATGTGTTACAAGCCCTGGTGGAAACAAGTCTGGTAAGCCAAAAGTGCAGAATGCTTGGTCTGACAAATCTGCATCTGACTCTCAAGAATTTTGA